One window of the Haemorhous mexicanus isolate bHaeMex1 chromosome 15, bHaeMex1.pri, whole genome shotgun sequence genome contains the following:
- the LOC132334272 gene encoding uncharacterized protein LOC132334272, which translates to MAPRIRLSLSKPLPTIRETHEEAMEELSSNPKCAGSAAASPDSHSSDDYIQSICHLARPTFPALLESRCKGKDRKTLKTLEDVSGSPPLVGTQQERSKCKLTNFISSVLPLGKVSPAETDFWSREDPLEQIYTNAGNLCSSKASSYGQSASTGYSQCNSSAPNGDLHHTNLEEKNTGITSFPRVFSFPRLPSPRPVQKEAVCSELRYLRRDEGTLLGNNHSQKENGPIFINTEEQLAPSARGKVAGNLALPCSVGRQNLSNPAGIDEKEGRKTHCDKNVMGDVPTKQRYFESFQVPKKATIHNWISEHRCIWKEAKLKACLLPTIAEV; encoded by the coding sequence ATGGCACCCCGGATCAGACTGAGCCTTTCAAAGCCTCTCCCGACCATACGGGAAACCCACGAGGAAGCGATGGAGGAGCTAAGCAGCAACCCAAAGtgtgctgggagtgctgcagccagcccagacTCACACTCCAGTGATGACTACATCCAATCCATCTGCCACCTCGCCAGGcccaccttcccagcccttctGGAAAGCAGATGTAAGGGTAAGGACAGAAAGACCCTGAAGACCCTTGAGGATGTGTCAGGTTCTCCACCGCttgtggggacacagcaggaaagGTCAAAATGTAAATTGACCAATTTCATCTCTAGTGTGCTACCACTGGGAAAAGTCTCACCTGCAGAAACCGACTTTTGGTCCAGAGAGGACCCCCTGGAACAAATTTACACCAATGCAGGAAATCTTTGCTCCTCCAAGGCTTCTTCCTATGGTCAAAGTGCCAGCACTGGTTACTCACAGTGCAACTCTTCTGCCCCAAATGGTGACCTTCATCACACAAacctagaagaaaaaaacacagggaTAACCAGTTTTCCACGAGTGTTCAGTTTTCCAAGGCTTCCCTCCCCAAGGCCAGTTCAGAAAGAAGCAGTATGCTCAGAGCTGAGGTATCTCAGAAGGGATGAGGGAACACTTCTAGGGAATAACCACAGTCAGAAAGAGAATGGACCCATATTCATTAACACCGAAGAGCAATTGGCACCCTCAGCCAGAGGGAAGGTGGCAGGAAACctagccctgccctgctctgtagGAAGGCAGAATTTGTCCAATCCTGCAGGCATagatgaaaaagaaggaagaaaaactcaCTGTGACAAAAATGTCATGGGTGATGTTCCCACTAAGCAGAGATACTTCGAGTCTTTCCAGGTACCTAAAAAAGCCACCATCCATAACTGGATTTCAGAGCACAGATGCATCTGGAAAGAGGCAAAGTTAAAAGCTTGTTTGCTCCCAACCATTGCTGAAGTGTGA